In Nicotiana tabacum cultivar K326 chromosome 10, ASM71507v2, whole genome shotgun sequence, the DNA window TCATCTCGAGAATTAGCAGGACTTTCACAAATTTATATAGTTTCACTATATTAGCAACAGAAACAGTGGATCTTTATACAAAGTATTTATACAAGTCATGGAAATAGCTGCACATAACCTGTCGCAATTGCAATTCCTAAAATGACAAGGGGTGGAAGGATGACGAATGCTCCAATTGTAGCAAAGAATACTGAGTCATTCCTCTGAGAAACTTCATTCAAGTAGGCTTGTCTTTTGATGTTTCTCTTTTGTGAAACAGTTAAGAACTTGGCGCTGACCTTCTTAAGATTCTTACCCAAGGGAATGCTGAAGTCATCATCTCGATCTCCAACCAACTTAGCGAGCTGAGCACGAATTGTAGGTTTACTAGAGCTACTATCACTTTCATAACCTGGCCAAGGATCAAGTCAACGATGGTCAAGAATAACTAAAGCGTAACTCAGCTCTCGATAAGGAAAGGCGAAAGTAAGCAAAGATGGGCAGGTTTACTTGAAATCTTGCTATAACTTTTTGACTAAATGGAAGGGATAATGAATGGTCATAGAAGATGATACAGAGAACTGAATCCCCTCTAGAGCAGAATGCTTAACGGATTCTACATGAAGCTGTCTCACACAGTATAACTTGCATAAAGAAGACTACAGATTGTGCAACTAGAGCCCTATGTGTATGGAGGATGTAGAATTCCCAAATTATTAACTGCTACATAGTATATATATCTGGGAAGTCTGGAGTATGTTCGTTAACACATTAGGAGTACAGTCAGAAATACCAAGGTCCGTCAAGGATAGGTACAAAAGCACCTCCATATGGCCCGGAAGATGCTTCGATGATCATAGTCTAGATGCTTTTGCTTAATAGATGGATGCATGATGTTAAATTCCTGGCCTAAAGTTGACTTTCGTAAATGATGCAAATTCTGATTTTTGTACTTTCTTAGAGCAGTTTGATGAAATTCTCACAATACTAATCAAGAAAAAGACAGAACCAAAGGGGAGAACATATACCATTAACTGCTGAGCTGCTGGAAGTAAGCTGATCCAAGAGATCTAGCTGCGTTCGAGCAGAAGATAATGACCCTAAATCAAAACAAAATCAGCAAAAGTTCAACAACAAACAGAACAAATGCAGCTCATGCTGTCATATATCAAATGGAAACATGAAATTGAACACCCTATGATTAacttaaaaattaatattaatcaGGCAGAGGTTTAATGCTGATTCTTCTTTTAATTCTCCACTAGGgtaacaatcaacaatcaatcaGAGAGGTCAGTTTATCTCCATCTTCTAGATTGTGACAAAAACTTTCAGAACTCAGATGCCTTAAAGACTAGCAGTGCTTTACAATATGATTTTTAAATCAAATAATacatgaagaaatgaaaaaaaaagaataaatagtGAAGTCTAAGCACACCAGAGTAAGTGGGAAGCTCCTCCTCAGTGACATTTCCATCTCTCTCTTCAGAAAGAGCAGCTCTTCTCAAGGAAGAAGATAGCAAAGTTTGAGACTGATACAGCTTCAGGGGATCATTTTTATGGGTAGG includes these proteins:
- the LOC107810436 gene encoding uncharacterized protein LOC107810436, giving the protein MALNFSSVQPLQPKHLCFLIPTHKNDPLKLYQSQTLLSSSLRRAALSEERDGNVTEEELPTYSGSLSSARTQLDLLDQLTSSSSAVNGYESDSSSSKPTIRAQLAKLVGDRDDDFSIPLGKNLKKVSAKFLTVSQKRNIKRQAYLNEVSQRNDSVFFATIGAFVILPPLVILGIAIATGYVQLFP